In Glycine max cultivar Williams 82 chromosome 15, Glycine_max_v4.0, whole genome shotgun sequence, the DNA window TTGAATTCAAAGATCAGGtacttattatataaatataggtTTCTAAACCCCACATAGTTTTATATGTTTCCTTAACCTATACATGTTTgtgcttttctcttttttaagtAGTTGCTTTTGTTTATATATGGGCCAATCTTTAATTAGTTTGTGTTGTACGTGCGAGGTGAAATATTAGGGTGGAATCCATGACTTGCCGGGGTTACCAGCTGGAGTGAAGTTTGACCCAAATGACCAAGAAATATTAGAACATTTGGAGGCAAAAGTGGCGTCTGATGCATGCAAGCTTCATCCCCTTATTGACGAGTTCATACCAACGCTTGAAGGCGAAAATGGGATCTGTTATACACACCCAGAAAAGCTACCAGGTGCTTCAtgttttacttaatttattttattttaattattttttgtctaattAATTAGTATAGTTTCGTGTTTTAGAATACTTATTGCATATACACATCATTGAATTCTCATTTATTGGGAGACACGTCTTGATGTGCACGATACCgcatgcatgaaattaattgttttagcaatgaaatgattttttttttctttgaaaaggatCTCTAATCATAAGGCGgttcaaatttgaaaatgacagcAGAACATTTTATGCACTCTATAAAATGAGATctcaaaaattaacttatgagaaaatgtttttggtttaaaattaaattttcttcatatttttagAGATACTAAAGATTTTAATATGAGCTAGAAATTCTAGCTAGTATGAGAAATTGGGGATAAATATAAACGGATAacctgaaataaaaaaaaattacaagtctACACAATCATGCATTTCTTCATTCGTCGTTCTTGCAATTGTAACGTAGCAAAGAAAACTTTCCGTCCAGTACTCCTTGTATGTGTCATTCTTAATATATGTTCAAAGAAAGATGCACATGGGAGAAGCATGCAGCTCTTTTATATAACCAACTTCTTGTTCAACTATATATGTTGCAAGAAAGTTCTTAAGTTAGCAATGACTACCAAACTCATCAAAAGTGGCATCTTATCTTCCATTAGCCATGTAGCAAGAGAAATGTAATTGTCATCCCTTAATTTtcagcaatatttttttatattttatgtcatATTTCAACATGATACCAAATAGAGGATTGTCGTCGGCTAATTgtatcaacaaaagaaaaatgaggttGCTGCCTTTTTACTCTTAATGGGGAGCTTTCTCAATTTCTTACTCGATTCAACTTTTACAAATATACATTCATTTTCTCTTATATTTCATTTGCATcacattttctttaattttatctctttttttactaacatatcatttattatatctATTTTGTTCTCCTTaccttttcttatatatatatatatatatatatatatatatatatatatatatatatatatatatatatatatatatatatatatatatatatatatatatattaaatttttcctACCGGATAATACCCACCTTTTTTATGAGATTCACTTCCCAAACATCATTCACAAATTAAAAAGGGTAACTTTTTCCTGGCATCCCTTGTGGGATGTGGAATTGGTGGAATGAAGAGAGATGTAGAGatcaagagagagagaaatgaaagATATGATAGCTAGATTATGCAATGCGAGAGATATGAGAAATTGTTCAATGAAACAATGCAGGTGTTAGCAAAGATGGACAGATCCGCCACTTCTTTCACAGGCCCTCAAAAGCATACACAACTGGAacgaggaaaagaagaaaagttcACACTGATGATGAAGGAAGTGAAACAAGATGGCACAAAACGGGAAAAACTAGAGCAGTTTTTGCAGCAGCCGGTGGTGCAGTAAAAGGTTTTAAGAAAATACTAGTACTCTACACCAACTATGGAAGACAAAAGAAGCCTGAGAAAACTAATTGGGTGATGCATCAATACCATCTTGGCAGTActgaagaagagaaagatggaGAATTAGTTGTTTCAAAGGTCTTCTATCAGACACAACCTAGACAATGTGGCAATCCCATTATAATAAAGGATTCATACGAAAAAATGTTGAATGATGGAAGTGGCCAAGACAACATTAATATATCATTAATACCTAAAACTACTGCAACTCTTTTGGATTGCTACACTGCTCCTTACATAGATTATGATCACGTCCATGTGAGTCATAACAGGGAAAGTTCCTCACAACTAATTATTCCCAGCTCGGTTGTTCAAGTTGATGGCTCTTATATTCGCTTAACAATGGATGCAAAGAAAGCAAGATTTGAAAGTAACACTGGGAAGAGATTCTAGGCAGAGCAGCAATGACAAAGACTTGCATATAAATGTTCTCCATATTGTTTCCTTTACTAATTGATCAGTACGTAACATTATTTATATGTGGGATTAGAATGAAGGAATTTCAAGGGTTGGAAAAATAAGTTGGCTTCCTTATTAAGATCAATATGGTGCAGGCATGGTGGACTTAATTTCCCATAATTGACCCTGGTTGAAGTTGAGAGACAAGCAAGTTAGGTATATATATTTGCGGTACTgtagtttgattttaattttagggTACATGTATATTCGTAAAATGTGCTTATAGATATTACAATAGTAGCAGGGATATCGTTTATTGACTACTCTTCAGAACTATAGTCAGTCTATATACTGTATTTTGTCTAGAATTGAATTTTGCACCCCCTCAATCCTGAAAAAAATGCTGAGatgtttcattattattatattatgcgTGTCAGCTACTTAATTTGCTGGGAAGTTTGTCCCTTGTAGTTTTCCCCCCTGTTTTCTTTGAAAGGTCGATTGTAAAATAAGGTGAAGACAGTAGATTTATCTTATTTATGGTTCTAAATTGCGGTTCCTTGTAGTTTTTCTCCCTCTTTCCAATTAGTGATGCGGATTGCAGCTACTAtgacttaaaattattatatgtttgcccacttaatataaaaaaagaattttataattattgatatatctattttttatataagataacttaaccttttatttattttagacttaaatatatttttaatcctttaaatttaaataattggtttttaatccttaaaaataaaactttattagtccctcaaatttttaaaaagttatttttagtccatttatttcttttgcGTTAATGATATCAtaatttgtgataattttttatcattagaatattttttaatttaatttctttgaaactaatttatgatcattaaattcgttagaatatataaaaattattgtaattatttttattttttaaacccaTCAAAATATGTGGAAAAAAATGGTCACCAATCCATGAGTAAAATATTTTGAggatttaaaatcataaaaaattacttttaaaaaaattaaattaaaaatatttattttaacagaaattatgaaatcataaatataattaacaaaaagggattaaaaataatttttcaaaactttaaagtactaataaaaacaattttaattttgaaggataaaaagataattatttaaatttaaaggattaaaaatatatttaagtgtttattttaagatttgatATTTCCAACATCTCATATGATATACCCATTCAACTATTGACAATTGGGAGTTAGAATAGAAGATATTAAAATCAGAATCTTTATCTTTCCTTGACAAAAAAAGGGAATAGAAAGTTGTTAAGGTTTCGTCGCGGTTTTAATCTGATTTCATTACGTACAAATGCGATTGGAAAGCGCCTGCCTCAAGGATCATATCCATTATCGCTTATCCCCTACGTTACTACGTACGTGTACGTCTAACGAGAATAAATCAAtctatacaaattaaataattacaaactAAGGGGCAAAAGAAATCATTTCATTGCAGAAGTTCAAGGTTTTCTTAATGTTcttcaaaaaaccaaaaagttTTCTTAATGAATTATATTACGTATACAATAAATTTTAcgtaatattttttgaaagtatcattattttaatttatttgtgtttctatctatttttattatgcaaatataatttctctttcttaatttgaATGTTAATCCAAAAAACTTATTATAAGCATGTCCTCATCGCTTTTCTGACTGGATATACATTGTCAatttaatattactttttttcttacatTAGTTTTTGGATTTAATAACTATACACTGTAGGAGAAAAAAAGTGTCAATTAAACAGAAAatactattaatataatttttaaaataattattatgaaagttaataaatttataatagtatgaaaatgaaattatgattaGATGAGAATGTGTAACTTTCTTACACTTAATAATGAGATATACGGATTACCTATAACATTGTCTCTGTTGGGATTCGGTCTACATAATGATACTTAAAAATCCTCTCATTATGCGTTAtcatctattttcttttatgagTAAAGTTAGTTGATTATAAGTTGTAAACATGTATGAAAACTAACAGTGTCGGTAGTTACAATCTTAAATTCTTAATATGAATACTTTTCAACTTAGTTAAGACTTCCTAATCTGGCATAATGGTAGAAAGGAATGAAACTTGTTGACTGcggttctttttttaatattgtagtTTTGGCTAGACTCTTTGCAATTGCTACTTTGTGAGCTTGTCCAATGGAAGTTGCTTACTGTGAAGAGACCACGCACATAATTACCGCATGAAACAACACATACAAATGTAATTTAGGACAGGTACCATCCATTCATATGTTGGTACTGTGTCACGTAGACATGCAACCAAAAGTCTTTGCAAAAGGAGGCCCATCATATATACAATTTTATCTGTCGGTGACTGCTCACCTTTTTAATCCGTTCTTCAGGAACAAAAGGGATGCTCAACCAAAAGGCTAATCTAAATTATATGgttcaaaactaatttaatatcCATTGTTAGTAGCACCAACTTACAAATAAACACCGAATACAACTATAGAAAACCTACTCAATACAACTAACTCGAGCGagcattaaatttgatttaacaAATAAAGATCAGGCCATCATCTCTTCTGCCAACCCGATGTCACTACTAGCAGGCCAACTAAACACATACAGTATAATAAAGCACTAAAACTGAAAAATCGAATTAACAAAAACACTTTTGGTCCAGATGCGAGCCACCATGGCATAAATGAAATTTGTATGGCCCACACCCATGTTAGAGGCCTCTACTGGTTGACATGATTACATGCTACGTTCTGGTATAAGTCTTTACAGAACTGCTATGCCTATGACTTCTGAAGAACACATTTCTCGTACAGAGCAATGATAGCTTTCTTGTTGGGATTCTTCAACTCAAGCAGCTGATCACCGTAGTTATGTTTTGTCAGCTCTTGCTTGAGCTTCTGATTGCAAACTTTTTATAGTCATCCTCGTTGGTTTGTTGACTATAGTCTTCTTCATCACCCTCAATGGAACCAACATCTTCCAGACGTGTAAACTTAAGTGGATTAGATGTACTCTTAGATCTCTTAGTTCCCCTTAAGATTGTAGGGCTCGAATATGTCCTGAACAGATTCTACACCTATATCATCATCTACCCTCAAACGCTTTCCACGAGAGGCAGTTTTTAGCTCACTGTCCAATATTGTTTCATTCAGTCGAAACTTGGTCAGCTCTTGATGTAGAGAATCAATTTTTGCTTGTGCAGACTGTAactggagagagagagagagagtcagaCCTGCTATTTGCCTAAGCACATGCTTCACGTTCTGTTTCCAAAAGTTGATCAAGAATCTGTGTGCTATTTCGCCTGTGTGTTCCATCTTCAAAAGTGAATCTATATCCTTCTCTCTCTGTTCCACCTTTTTCTCTGGAGTTGAAACCCTAACAAGTACATCTTTCTCTGAATCCCTCACTCTTTGCAATTCATCTTCCAAATTATCTTTCTCCCTctccaaattttcaattttcctcTCAGCCCTCTCAATATGTGCCAGTCTCTCCATTGCAAGCCTCTGCATCTCGCTCTTCTCCTTCTGAGCCTAGTCGGCTTCAGCCCTAGCTTTGTCAGCTACTTCAGTACCCCAGCATTTTGACATCTTTCCTGAACTTCTTTAATCTCCTGTTGAATTACCATCACATCCTTCTCATATGACTGAGCCCTggcattttcaattttcaatctcTCAGTcaactttttaatttcaagCCTCAGTGGTGATATCTCTGAttcataatttcttatttttgacTCAGCAGCCTGCACACATTTCTAGCATCAGACATGGTATTTAAACCCAAAAGGTCAACATGTGTATAATAGAcaatacaaaaaaatcaattgcatTAGTATCCAAATTGACTTCAGGTATCAAAAGTGTTTCTCTGGTGTGcattgttgtttaaattaagtGCTACTCAGTTAAAACACCAACCATGGCACTTCACAGAACCAAGTTAATAATTCCTAATACTCTCAACTCCAACCATTAGTtcgttttttatttcttttggtgGGGGTGGAAGGGATAGGTCGGAGTATCAAACAAAAAACGTAATTCATTACAAACATGCACAAGATAAATCTTGTCTTACTGAGAGCCCATGAAGTGCTCTGTGGTACAAATAGTCCATCTGACTAACCATATGAAAAAGATATGAAGGTGGAAGTGAAAGCAAAAGAGTATATAAAAAAGTTCTCTTGAATTATCTTAGCAGCCATGAATCTTACCTTCAATTACAATTTCAAAGAAGTTGATAAACACTGCTCAACATACTCAATTTTGGCAGTTTTCTCCTTTATTTTATCTTCCTGAATAGATCAACAAGGAGAAATGAATAAGAACTCCATTCCCCATCCCATTCATCATATACAACATTAATAAGCTTATCTTTGTGTCACATTGAACTTTATGCAACACAATTCTAGGCAaccagagagatttgcaaaagcgCAGAGCAGGAACATCAGAGAGCTTACCTTTTCAGCCAAAGTACCAGAAAACTCCTCTCTTAAAGCATCTTCCCTCAATTGTGTTTGCTTGTTTGTGTAATGCTGCACAATTGCTGCCTTCTCTAGAGCAGCTTTTGCTTCTCTAACAGCAATGTCATACTTCCGCTTCCGCTTCCACTCTTCGGCCTCCTCCTGAGCAGACTGAGATTGCTCCCTAGCTGCAGCCAACCTTGCTTCAGCAGCACCACTGCGTGACTTGAGGGCTGCTATTTCAGAACTAGCCTGGCCTTCCTCAGATTATGCCTTGATAAAACTtgttcatattttcttttccaaTCCATGGATTCTTGCTTGGTAGAATCCAATGTTTTTGATAAGCTATAATATCTCTCATCCAGCAAGCGACAGCTAGCCCGCAGATCAGTTATGCGATTCATATATTCATCAGTTAGCTGCTTCTTATCATTGATGGCATCCTCATAGCGTTTAATATACTCAGACTTCTCACTTTCACTGGTTTCCAACTGCTTACTAAGCATGGCCATCTTATCTTCAatcaattgataattaaactgAGAGAACTCTTGTCAGATTCAACTTTATTTATCAGTCTCCAGGTCAGGTCTAGTGCTGGTCCTTCAAAACTAGTATCACCAACAAGTAAACTATTAAAAgtcaattttaaaagaaaagaaacaattgaAAACAGTATCTGAAGACAAACCTTTGTTGTAAGAAGACAGCAAGTTTTTGCCACTTCCCTGGAGCTTGAATGGatttttcatattcacataaaaGAGCATCAAGAACCTGCACAAGATATACATAATCAAGtcagtttgtcatttcaataaAGCCACCCTACAAGCATCAATATTTGCAGCTAGCCGAAGAATTACCTTGGCAACATTATCTATCTTTGAATCGGAAGCATTACAAGCCGCCCTTAGCCTCTTTTCCATAGACTGTACGGCATTAGAGCATTGTAGATCAGCTTCTATATATGTCCAGAGTCAACAAATTAGAAGCATGACATACAATATTAGCCCACTCCCCAAACAGAAAAAAGGCACACCCATTAAAA includes these proteins:
- the LOC100809389 gene encoding NAC domain-containing protein 73, with amino-acid sequence MTWCNDSDEDRVIESTTPTITITPNTDGIKLTEEIRTITCPSCGHNIEFKDQGGIHDLPGLPAGVKFDPNDQEILEHLEAKVASDACKLHPLIDEFIPTLEGENGICYTHPEKLPGVSKDGQIRHFFHRPSKAYTTGTRKRRKVHTDDEGSETRWHKTGKTRAVFAAAGGAVKGFKKILVLYTNYGRQKKPEKTNWVMHQYHLGSTEEEKDGELVVSKVFYQTQPRQCGNPIIIKDSYEKMLNDGSGQDNINISLIPKTTATLLDCYTAPYIDYDHVHVSHNRESSSQLIIPSSVVQVDGSYIRLTMDAKKARFESNTGKRF